Proteins encoded within one genomic window of Triticum aestivum cultivar Chinese Spring chromosome 2D, IWGSC CS RefSeq v2.1, whole genome shotgun sequence:
- the LOC123053456 gene encoding E3 ubiquitin-protein ligase ATL6-like, which yields MVAVMEVRPHLLLVLLCLLGAGAGAGMAQSLPPAPVPQSGVAAAPRPTPFGRTMSTVITVAISVFFFLLFFCAYINQCRLAENAAPQGANAAAAGAGASRRGKRGLDPAVVATFPIMQYREIKEHKIGRGVLECAVCLTAFEEADDLRLLPHCSHAFHPECIDPWLEARITCPLCRANLEKPPPPAVAPPSPEQVARHQPSPSPSPPHAVAIPVREEEEEESDEDDRKEEAMELEMLRSERRAARLPRSHSTGHSLFAASAAAAERSDHERFTLRLPHHVREQVLRSRRLRHATSLIDFAGASPEGSVRGGRPAGGSRHGGRRWQAFLARTMSWARGGGDGSVRKGWDGSTRRGRDDAESSRKGAASPAAARP from the coding sequence ATGGTTGCGGTGATGGAGGTGCGTCCACACCTCCTCCTTGTCCTTCTTTGCCTCcttggcgccggcgccggcgcggggaTGGCGCAGTCTTTGCCGCCGGCGCCGGTGCCGCAGTccggggtggcggcggcgccgaGGCCCACGCCGTTCGGGCGCACCATGTCGACGGTCATCACCGTCGCCATCAGCGtcttcttcttcctgctcttctTCTGCGCCTACATCAACCAGTGCCGCCTCGCCGAGAACGCCGCGCCGCAGGGGGCCAACGCCGCCGCGGCCGGGGCCGGGGCGTCCAGGAGGGGGAAGCGCGGGCTGGACCCGGCGGTGGTGGCCACGTTCCCGATCATGCAGTACAGGGAGATCAAGGAGCACAAGATCGGCAGGGGCGTGCTGGAGTGCGCCGTGTGCCTCACGGCGTTCGAGGAGGCCGACGACCTCCGGCTGCTGCCGCACTGCTCGCACGCCTTCCACCCCGAGTGCATCGACCCCTGGCTCGAGGCGCGGATCACGTGCCCGCTGTGCCGCGCCAACCTcgagaagccgccgccgcccgccgtggcGCCCCCGTCGCCCGAGCAGGTGGCGCGGCATCAGccctcgccatcgccgtcgccgccgcacgccgtggcGATACCGGtgcgggaagaggaggaggaggagagcgacgagGACGACAGGAAGGAGGAGGCGATGGAGCTGGAGATGCTGCGCAGCGAGCGGCGGGCGGCGAGGCTGCCGAGATCGCACTCGACGGGGCACTCGCTCTTCGCGgcgtctgccgccgccgccgagcggaGCGACCACGAGAGGTTCACGCTGCGGCTGCCGCACCACGTGAGGGAGCAGGTGCTGAGGTCGCGCCGCctgcgccacgccaccagcctgatCGACTTCGCCGGAGCGAGCCCCGAGGGGAGCGTGCGCGGAGGCCGGCCCGCGGGCGGCAGCAGACACGGCGGGCGGCGGTGGCAGGCGTTCCTGGCGAGGACGATGTCGTGGGCCCGAGGGGGAGGCGACGGGTCGGTGCGGAAGGGGTGGGACGGGTCCACTCGGAGGGGAAGGGACGACGCCGAGTCGAGCAGAAAGGGGGCCGcttcgccggcggcggcgcggccatgA